A genomic stretch from Aedes albopictus strain Foshan chromosome 2, AalbF5, whole genome shotgun sequence includes:
- the LOC109622021 gene encoding uncharacterized protein LOC109622021 yields the protein MKLLQVVLVLVFVAIIAAKVPHTRQSSLNVLAQVKSAIPSKRSRSSQQTTEDVLNNFFRSVLTTQTEAVHMVLAIEDDLTTFGESIEYWCWEYNALTLESTVRWIGGGYSDCLDKLDTSVAELLAEVIGRNHDQEEDLSQYHVFALFRKSNIISNPEAIGNNIASIDFGITKDIPELGGELSAFENNLNEILTAYSKCLTQKFISQQEVFDNILKTSKLCADID from the exons ATGAAACTGTTACAAGTTGTTCTGGTGTTGGTTTTCGTGGCAATAATT GCTGCAAAAGTTCCACATACAAGACAGAGCTCACTGAATGTGCTAGCCCAGGTGAAATCAGCGATTCCCAGTAAACGGAGTAGATCCAGCCAGCAGACCACCGAAGATGTGCTCAATAATTTCTTCCGCAGCGTTCTGACAACACAGACTGAGGCTGTCCATATGGTCTTGGCCATCGAAGACGATTTGACGACCTTTGGCGAAAGTATCGAATACTGGTGTTGGGAATACAACGCCTTAACGCTGGAAAGCACCGTAAGGTGGATTGGCGGGGGTTACAGCGATTGTTTGGACAAGCTGGACACATCTGTCGCCGAATTACTTGCTGAAGTAATTGGTCGTAATCATGATCAGGAGGAGGATCTAAGTCAGTACCATGTATTCGCACTCTTCCGGAAGAGCAACATTATCAGCAATCCAGAAGCCATCGGAAACAATATTGCTTCGATCGACTTTGGCATCACAAAGGACATCCCGGAGCTTGGCGGCGAACTGTCTGCTTTTGAAAACAATTTGAACGAGATACTTACTGCATATTCTAAATGTTTGACTCAAAAGTTTATCTCTCAGCAGGAGGTTTTTGATAATATTCTGAAGACCTCTAAATTATGTGCAGATATTGACTGA
- the LOC109623167 gene encoding uncharacterized protein LOC109623167: protein MNSIISGVYFWQTFVMKILLFLGLLAVANAQYSEVRHIALNAVDKLREILPDYQSAHDITINKLYESKQKALGELNTFYNQTLTLKTNSLKVVMDAELNLLNYGETIEEWCFDNNIWGLMGITGWAGNKYSECIKKLDDSIDKVVAEMYEQFAEGEAKIQKYSIFEVFFKPSNIITRPESMADTISKLKIDITDDIPDFDDIIRSFMIDLSNKQSQYTNCLDELQTVFYDEIERLRKFSEDCVKEQ from the exons ATGAATAGCATCATTTCAGGCGTATACTTCTGGCAAACCTTCGTCATGAAAATTTTGCTTTTCCTTGGTTTATTGGCTGTTGCC AATGCGCAATACTCTGAAGTGCGCCACATTGCTTTGAACGCTGTCGACAAGCTCCGTGAAATTTTGCCAGACTATCAGAGCGCGCATGATATCACGATCAACAAATTGTACGAGTCAAAGCAAAAGGCCTTGGGTGAGCTGAACACTTTCTACAATCAAACACTGACGCTGAAGACGAACTCTCTTAAGGTGGTGATGGACGCGGAACTGAACTTACTCAACTATGGCGAAACTATCGAGGAATGGTGCTTTGACAATAACATTTGGGGTCTAATGGGTATCACGGGTTGGGCTGGCAACAAGTACAGCGAATGCATCAAGAAGCTGGATGACTCCATCGATAAGGTCGTTGCTGAAATGTACGAACAATTCGCTGAAGGCGAGGCTAAAATCCAGAAGTATAGTATTTTCGAGGTATTCTTCAAGCCGAGCAATATCATCACTAGGCCAGAATCGATGGCAGACACCATCAGCAAACTGAAAATCGATATAACGGATGACATTCCGGACTTTGACGACATCATTCGTAGCTTCATGATTGATCTCAGTAATAAACAGTCACAGTACACGAACTGCTTGGATGAGCTTCAAACAGTTTTCTACGATGAAATTGAAAGACTGCGCAAGTTTTCGGAAGATTGTGTCAAAGAACAATAA